The Saprospiraceae bacterium genomic interval GGCTGTGGAGGATGGAGGGGTGTTTTGTTTTTTGATCTAAAGCCTGATCCTGAGAATCCTGTTTTTCTTGGCTCCGAAACCAAAAGATATTGTCACGATAATTTCGTCAGAAATGATACCATGTATTCCTCCGACATTTATGAAGGACTACTTTCTATCTGGGATGTAAAAGACCCGATGAATGTCCGAGAAATGGCAACCATCAATACCCCGTTTTCATTTACGCACAATTCCTGGATTTCAGATGATTCAAAATTTGTGTTTACAACCGATGAAAGAGAAAATGCATTTGTGGCAGCTTATGACATCAGCGATTTGAGTGATATCAAATTATTAGATCAGTGGAGGCCAAAAGATACAGAAGGCACCGGGGTAATCCCTCACAATGTGAGATACCTCAATGGATATTTAATCACGGCTTACTATACGGATGGAGTTAAAATAATCGATGCCCATAAACCAGACAACCTGATTGAAGTGGGTTCTGTAGATACCTACTTTGGCAATCAAACAGGTTTTCATGGATGCTGGGGATTGAGTCCTTATTTACCTAGCGGTACCATTGTCGCTTCAGATATTGAGGGCGGTTTATTTGTGATCAAACCGGAGTATGTGAGAGCATGTTATCTCGAAGGAAAAGTTACAGATAGTATTACAAATGAGGTGATATCCAATGTTTCGGTAATTTTAAAAACTCCACGCAAAAATGAAGAAACAACCAATCTGAAAGGCCAGTATAAAACCGGCTATGCCACAGCCGGACCATACGAAGTTGAATTCACACATCCCGATTATTTGCCATTGCGTGTAGAAGTAATTCTTGAAAATGGAGTCGTCACCATTCGCGATGTGAAGATGGTTAAAAGACAGACTTTGATCCAGCGGATCATTGTCAAAGAAAAAGGGAGCCTCAAAGAAATCGAAGGAGCTCACGTTGCTATATTCAATCCAAACAGTAAAATGGAATCTGTCACCAATGCGCTTGGAGAATCCATTGTTCCGGTTTTACAGGACAATCTGGAATATCAGGTAGTTGCTGGCAAATGGGGTTATCTCCATGCCGGAGTTCTGATGGATTCTCAGAAACCCGTCAGTGATATCGTCATTCTGGTCGAGAAAGGTTATCAGGACGATTTTCTATTTGATCTTGGATGGACAACCAGCACAACCGCAACAACGGGTGCCTGGATTCGGGCCGAACCTCTGGGCACGATTAGAAACAGCAGGCCGGTTCAGACGGAGCTCGATGTAGAGAATGATTTTGGATTTGAATGCTACGTCACGGGAAATGGTTCAGCGGATCCTTCCGGCGACGATGTCGATGAAGGGACGACCATTCTGATCAGCCCCTCTATGGACCTCACTGGTTATCGCGAACCTCTACTAAACCTTAACTATTGGTTTGCCAATAGCGGCAACAACAATCCAAACGATAGTTTTAATCTCTATCTCATTTCAAATCACAATTCAACCAGCGATACGATCTATTTGCTTTCAACGCAGACCAATGATCCCAGCTGGATTGCCGTTGAAAAATTAAGGATAAAAGACTATACCTTAAACCTGAAAGATCTAAGATTGATGGCTGTTGCCGGCGATTACGGAACAGGTCATCTGGTCGAAGCTGCCATCGATGCATTTCTGATGACCGAAGGAAATCCGGTGGCTGATGATCAGGTCCACATTCAATTAGATTTTGAAGTCTATCCTAATTTGTTTTCGAGTCAGACTTATTTGAGGTTGATGCAAACAAACGCTGAAAATTTATACTATATCATTTTCGATAATTCAGCTAAGATTGTTGAAAAAAATAAGATTTCAGGACAAGCCGGATCATTTGCGATTGGAAAATCTTTGGAGCCTGGTATATACTACATACAAATACTAAGTAATGATCGCAAAAGCAAGATTGAGAAAATCATTAAGTTCAAAAATTAAAGAATAGCAAGAACGTTCCGACTCTTCTTAAAACTCAATGTGCTTGATTGAACCTAATGATAAATCATCAGATGATTCCTAATCAGGTAATATAAGATTCTTAGGAATTTTAAAAATGGTCTGGTGATTGAAAATTATTGTCCAAGCAACTACCGACAGTAAATCATTTTTGGAAATCCAAAAGCTGAACTGATTAGCAATGTGCTCAAGAAAATATGCCGGAAAAAGAACTTCACCTGGGCACCATCCACAATACAAAGTTCAACTCATACAATTTTGAATATCTTTCATTGGAAAATGTAAATCCGGAAAATTCCTGAATTTTTATTATTTTGCATAATAATCCGGTTTTTTAATGAAAATTCGGGGGTTATAATTTCATTCATAAGCCAATAAAATTCCATTCTTATGAAAAATATGATTCGGTTTTCAGTTATGCTAT includes:
- a CDS encoding choice-of-anchor B family protein — protein: MNLKYLLVCFCLVSLQLSAQDGDLNMKIVAHVPAPEGGSGIWHFVDKNGIEYAALGSRTALVVYSLEDPSKPIERYRASGVNTTWREVFSYGDYIYGVTDASSDGLIIINMKAAPNKISHKFWTTQITANNQTGEISTCHTIFIDEKGIMSLNGCGGWRGVLFFDLKPDPENPVFLGSETKRYCHDNFVRNDTMYSSDIYEGLLSIWDVKDPMNVREMATINTPFSFTHNSWISDDSKFVFTTDERENAFVAAYDISDLSDIKLLDQWRPKDTEGTGVIPHNVRYLNGYLITAYYTDGVKIIDAHKPDNLIEVGSVDTYFGNQTGFHGCWGLSPYLPSGTIVASDIEGGLFVIKPEYVRACYLEGKVTDSITNEVISNVSVILKTPRKNEETTNLKGQYKTGYATAGPYEVEFTHPDYLPLRVEVILENGVVTIRDVKMVKRQTLIQRIIVKEKGSLKEIEGAHVAIFNPNSKMESVTNALGESIVPVLQDNLEYQVVAGKWGYLHAGVLMDSQKPVSDIVILVEKGYQDDFLFDLGWTTSTTATTGAWIRAEPLGTIRNSRPVQTELDVENDFGFECYVTGNGSADPSGDDVDEGTTILISPSMDLTGYREPLLNLNYWFANSGNNNPNDSFNLYLISNHNSTSDTIYLLSTQTNDPSWIAVEKLRIKDYTLNLKDLRLMAVAGDYGTGHLVEAAIDAFLMTEGNPVADDQVHIQLDFEVYPNLFSSQTYLRLMQTNAENLYYIIFDNSAKIVEKNKISGQAGSFAIGKSLEPGIYYIQILSNDRKSKIEKIIKFKN